One Schistocerca gregaria isolate iqSchGreg1 unplaced genomic scaffold, iqSchGreg1.2 ptg000980l, whole genome shotgun sequence DNA segment encodes these proteins:
- the LOC126326223 gene encoding aspartate--tRNA ligase, cytoplasmic-like, giving the protein MERREESTDPAKLSKKELNKLKAREKKAAAIAAKKAQEPPQQVVDLSKYSHLFGTRPLVEAPLKNSQERRVYVAIDQLTAKLHGSKVWVRGRIHRVRKAGSGMCFITLRQRWATVQVLAQADEEGNVPLAMVNWLSKIKPESIIDVYATVSRVQEKIESTSQQDVELKPITAWVVSGVRQTLPLRVQDASIPESLLEAQRRELVELDEKLKKAREQLEQLKVGSPSEEEAIQRAQKEVDLLTDTKGRAVKYVDVDQSTRLDNRIIDLRTAANQAIFAIQSATTAFFREYLISQSFIEIHTPKLVGEASEGGAEVFAVKYFERNAYLAQSPQFYKQMAIGADFDRVFEIGPVFRAERSDTPRHMTEFTGVDIEMQIYQHYHEVLTVLSNLFTYTFAKIEKHFAPELEIINQQYPFRPIKYLEETPILKYVEIIDLLRDAGVDIGYFDDLNAAQERMLGEIIYRKYQTDFYIIDKFPSQIRPFYSMACPEDPNYANAYDMFIRGEEMCSGAQRIHDPEMLTQRAIERGVDPPTIKNYIDTFCYGAPPHGGGGIGLERVVMLYLGLNNIRKTAMFPRDPYRLLP; this is encoded by the exons ATGGAACGCCGAGAGGAATCGACAGATCCTGCTAAACTGAGTAAAAA AGAGCTGAATAAACTCAAGGCCAGGGAGAAAAAGGCGGCCGCTATT GCTGCAAAAAAGGCCCAAGAACCTCCTCAGCAAGTTGTCGATTTGTCCAAATATAGCCACTTGTTTGGGACTCGTCCGCTGGTCGAGGCGCCATTGAAGAATTCGCAAGAAAGGCGAGTGTATGTTGCAATCGATCAGTTGACGGCGAAGTTACATGGCTCCAAAGTGTGGGTTCGGGGGCGCATTCACCGCGTGCGCAAGGCCGGTTCTGGGATGTGCTTCATTACGCTGCGTCAGCGCTGGGCCACGGTGCAGGTCTTGGCGCAGGCCGACGAGGAGGGGAACGTCCCCCTAGCAATGGTAAATTGGCTATCGAAAATCAAACCTGAGTCGATTATTGACGTCTATGCTACTGTGTCGAGGGTACAAGAGAAAATCGAAAGCACCAGCCAACAAGACGTTGAACTGAAGCCCATAACTGCTTGGGTTGTTAGTGGTGTTAGACAGACGCTGCCGTTGCGCGTTCAGGATGCCTCAATCCCTGAATCCCTATTGGAAGCACAGCGCCGAGAATTGGTCGAGTTGGACGAAAAACTGAAGAAAGCACGCGAGCAGCTAGAACAGCTGAAAGTCGGCTCTCCGTCGGAAGAGGAGGCTATTCAGAGAGCTCAAAAGGAGGTTGATCTGCTTACAGACACAAAGGGACGCGCCGTGAAATACGTAGATGTGGATCAGAGCACTCGGTTAGATAATCGCATAATTGATTTAAGAACAGCAGCGAATCAAGCAATTTTCGCCATTCAGAGCGCCACCACCGCATTTTTCCGGGAGTATCTTATTTCCCAATCATTTATTGAAATTCACACTCCAAAACTTGTCGGCGAGGCCAGTGAAGGGGGCGCCGAAGTGTTCGCCGTGAAATACTTCGAGCGAAACGCCTACTTGGCTCAGTCACCTCAGTTTTACAAGCAAATGGCGATTGGCGCAGATTTCGACCGCGTGTTTGAAATTGGTCCAGTTTTCCGCGCAGAACGCTCCGATACCCCTCGCCACATGACCGAATTTACCGGAGTCGACATCGAAATGCAAATCTACCAACATTACCACGAAGTCTTGACGGTCTTAAGTAATTTGTTCACGTACACATTTGCAAAAATTGAAAAGCATTTTGCTCCAGAACTGGAGATCATCAATCAGCAATATCCGTTTCGCCCTATCAAATACCTAGAAGAAACTCCCATCCTAAAATACGTCGAGATCATAGATCTGTTGCGAGACGCGGGGGTTGACATCGGGTACTTCGACGACCTAAATGCTGCTCAAGAAAGAATGCTAGGTGAAATCATATACCGAAAGTATCAAACCGACTTTTACATTATCGACAAATTTCCTAGCCAGATCCGTCCATTTTATTCGATGGCCTGTCCGGAAGACCCAAACTACGCCAACGCTTATGACATGtttatccgtggagaagaaatgtgCAGCGGTGCGCAGCGAATTCACGATCCGGAAATGCTCACGCAACGAGCCATAGAAAGGGGCGTCGACCCACCGACGATAAAGAATTATATAGACACTTTCTGTTACGGGGCGCCACCTCATGGAGGAGGAGGCATCGGATTGGAGCGCGTGGTTATGCTGTACCTAGGTTTGAACAACATCAGGAAGACGGCGATGTTCCCACGTGACCCCTACCGTTTACTACCTTGA
- the LOC126326200 gene encoding ataxin-2 homolog yields the protein MNSSRGCREKSYSSHKREEFGSRGNQGASHHGGGHGNQNYTGNSRPTNADRIHWAFLSCIGKKVVVQLKDGQCWEGIFHVSNIISSTAEPSVMSSYNKRYGIVLKMAHKLPKGDKPETQQPCPVLAIADNEFESMRVVMTDASWGPSGNTFLTDSEITKSNVYPENRKLQSCECLLDKDDSIVGTLEEISEANSDSKPFDQFEVNRRKFGVLSTFNESIYAAPLDKESEFYKANEASAEKVAREIESASTKNAHVAEERGQKVEEDCEEKYSSSQPQHFKSRNANNSATYDNTKITSNRNSAHSNTFNRYNTTNSLYSNTKQSVESAKRPSDQTQQATSDVSWKKESSEKPKSSHDFNHRNYDKSKPHSSSNPSRQAYTLNNPGESANGAKSTSNSGENKNTSNDSNASGSNTSHNTGSNASADSKRPNVQNTKKKLNPNAAEFRYGAGVLGLIDTANQNCLSEMQALSMQPYFAQSQAFNSSHAAMPWIQSRSASIPSLPQPAHAYANIIVPTSLEKAVTESVDAQPKTSWKDKLSVANLKPLCEIYDHALEKIMYYHMIIQESWNEQTQPLIGNFKPFTGYYDSQYLQSPYVQCYPQGPYYDYYKVGGMHRQC from the exons ATGAACTCAAGCAGGGGATGCAGGGAAAAGTCATATAG CTCCCACAAGCGAGAAGAATTTGGAAGCAGAGGCAATCAAGGGGCCTCTCATCATGGTGGGGGTCACGGTAACCAAAATTATACAGGCAATTCAAGACCTACAAACGCAGATCGTATTCACTGGGCCTTTCTGTCTTGCATT GGAAAAAAAGTGGTCGTTCAACTCAAGGATGGCCAGTGCTGGGAAGGGATTTTTCATGTTAGCAACATTATCAGTTCAACTGCAGAGCCTTCTGTTATGAGTAGTTACAACAAAAGATATGGCATCGTTTTGAAAATGGCACACAAATTGCCCAAGGGAGATAAACCCGAGACTCAGCAACCATGCCCCGTTCTCGCAATTGCCGATAACGAGTTCGAATCAATGAGAGTTGTGATGACCGACGCTTCTTGGGGCCCATCAGGCAACACTTTTTTGACTGACTCTGAAATTACAAAATCCAACGTCTACCCGGAAAACCGAAAATTGCAATCCTGTGAATGTCTTTTAGATAAAGATGACAGTATTGTTGGCACACTTGAGGAGATATCTGAGGCCAACAGTGATAGCAAACCATTTGATCAGTTTGAAGTCAATAGGCGCAAGTTTGGCGTTTTGTCTACATTTAACGAATCCATTTATGCTGCTCCACTTGACAAAGAGAGCGAATTTTACAAGGCCAATGAGGCTAGTGCAGAAAAAGTAGCTCGTGAAATTGAGTCTGCCAGTACTAAGAATGCACACGTAGCAGAGGAGAGAGGTCAGAAAGTCGAGGAAGATTGTGAGGAGAAATATTCATCGAGTCAGCCTCAGCATTTTAAGTCTCGAAATGCGAACAATTCAGCCACTTATGACAACACAAAAATTACCTCTAATCGCAATTCTGCACATTCAAACACCTTCAATCGCTACAACACCACCAATTCTCTTTATTCTAATACCAAGCAATCCGTTGAGTCAGCAAAGCGTCCCTCTGACCAGACGCAGCAGGCTACGTCTGACGTCTCTTGGAAAAAGGAGTCGAGCGAGAAACCGAAGTCCTCGCACGATTTTAATCATCGAAATTATGACAAATCGAAACCACATTCCAGTTCGAATCCATCAAGACAGGCATATACCCTCAACAATCCAGGAGAATCTGCTAATGGTGCTAAGAGTACCAGCAACAGCGGTGAAAATAAGAATACCTCGAATGACAGCAATGCAAGTGGTAGTAACACATCTCACAACACTGGCTCAAACGCTTCTGCCGATAGTAAAAGACCAAATGTGCAAAATACGAAAAAGAAGCTGAACCCTAATGCAGCGGAGTTTAGATATGGTGCAGGGGTATTAGGACTTATTGATACTGCCAATCAAAATTGCCTAAGCGAAATGCAAGCTTTATCTATGCAGCCGTACTTTGCCCAATCTCAGGCCTTTAACTCCTCTCATGCTGCTATGCCATGGATACAATCCAGATCCGCTTCAATACCTTCTTTGCCTCAACCCGCTCACGCGTACGCCAACATAATCGTCCCTACCTCGCTCGAGAAAGCTGTGACTGAATCTGTCGATGCCCAGCCCAAAACGAGTTGGAAAGACAAACTATCCGTAGCCAATCTCAAACCCTTGTGTGAGATTTACGATCATGCGCTTGAAAAGATCATGTATTATCATATGATCATTCAAGAGAGTTGGAATGAACAAACTCAGCCTCTTATTGGAAACTTTAAGCCATTTACAGGATATTATGATTCCCAGTACCTTCAAAGTCCCTATGTACAGTGCTATCCTCAGGGCCCCTACTATGACTATTACAAGGTGGGAGGCATGCACAGACAGTGCTAG
- the LOC126326192 gene encoding uncharacterized protein LOC126326192, with the protein MGGVQVPERRKPGGSCVEIDKSVGNWSGTGQRPPKIVYACGSHAQLSHALSEFYRTPYASSVSACVLGSQSHLCLNPALSHLRDAPTHSRVCFSLVQQGKCRYYGNSCLHRSPLVKDIEDLIQWGLSNEACPYFISREQQSRADVLFMFYSDLVDRRVRELLQVCLRGAVVIVDEVRNIEDVTLERSSFSLTNVEVGLAISELRRYANLVQQRGQMRERMTKRSKRLDCDLESELQRLLEALEKLKANIETSDYFSQMRPGHLCGKRMFDIFEKAGIDSESLPGYIKIIEHIAAFNKTKRCRSLDSFRFEKEGGHLGAGWSGLSLVGDRLSQLFREIPLTDFLEHYRLTFEQEYDYLVCDNGPIKRIVYWCLNPGLAMVDLTRSCLWNLIFTAGTLPSLDMVRFEFKLSFPVTIWNSHIVSPSQIWVGIVSSAVDGAVLNSSYHTRCDAYKRSLGYTLVNVARITSGGVLVFFPSYRFMEECLRIWKEPEEASHVAIWSNICKYKLPVREHKDPGKLKASIMNYYQKVADQGVSEANGAILFVAYRGKACEELDLTDDYGRAIVVIGIPYASGFDERVKMKRAYLDERAAKMSLSSRRTFTSSDWYNQMAWYSINHVIGRIVRHQKDYGAILFADERFAHASSMSYLSHWLRPYVKIYENPGHAFMSLTKFLTSNKHSFPIDRNPTSIRTDAAHGTSRKPNGPTDDGVINANAAACLHSPGLPKPLVLFLKPTRVTHEDAEKAAQLLKNLKCQLTKYEWFAFQSLLVQFQHQVIKKKDLHLKFQNLLSERPELMAELRMYLKKS; encoded by the coding sequence ATGGGCGGCGTGCAGGTACCTGAACGTCGAAAGCCCGGGGGTTCTTGCGTTGAGATTGACAAGAGCGTCGGCAATTGGTCAGGGACCGGTCAGAGGCCGCCAAAGATTGTGTATGCATGCGGATCCCACGCTCAACTGAGCCACGCGCTGTCTGAGTTTTACCGCACTCCGTACGCCTCATCTGTTAGCGCATGCGTGTTGGGGAGCCAGTCTCATTTGTGCCTCAACCCGGCTTTGTCTCACTTGCGAGATGCGCCGACGCACAGCCGTGTGTGTTTTAGTTTGGTACAACAGGGCAAGTGTCGTTATTACGGCAACTCTTGCTTGCACCGGTCCCCGCTTGTCAAAGACATCGAGGACCTGATTCAATGGGGCTTATCGAACGAGGCGTGTCCGTACTTTATCTCGAGAGAGCAACAGTCCAGAGCGGACGTTCTCTTTATGTTTTACAGCGACCTCGTCGACAGGCGCGTTCGCGAGTTGCTTCAAGTTTGCTTGCGAGGCGCGGTCGTCATCGTCGATGAGGTACGCAATATTGAGGACGTTACGTTGGAGCGCAGTTCTTTTTCGCTTACGAACGTCGAGGTAGGACTGGCGATATCCGAGCTCAGGCGGTACGCGAACTTGGTGCAGCAGCGCGGCCAGATGCGGGAAAGGATGACGAAGCGGAGCAAAAGGCTCGACTGCGACCTAGAGAGTGAGTTGCAGCGGCTTCTCGAGGCCTTGGAAAAGCTCAAAGCCAACATCGAGACAAGCGACTATTTTTCGCAAATGAGACCTGGTCATTTGTGTGGGAAGCGCATGTTTGACATATTTGAAAAAGCTGGTATTGACTCGGAGAGCTTGCCTGGCTACATTAAGATTATCGAGCACATTGCCGCGTTTAATAAGACAAAGCGTTGTCGTTCGCTGGACTCTTTTCGATTTGAGAAAGAAGGCGGCCATCTAGGCGCTGGGTGGAGCGGTCTCTCGCTTGTAGGGGACCGCCTGTCACAGCTGTTTAGAGAAATTCCCTTGACAGATTTTCTAGAACATTACAGGTTGACATTTGAGCAAGAGTACGATTACCTGGTGTGTGACAATGGGCCTATAAAAAGGATTGTCTATTGGTGCTTGAACCCGGGATTGGCAATGGTTGATTTGACGAGGTCGTGCTTGTGGAACTTGATATTCACCGCTGGAACGTTACCGTCATTAGATATGGTCAGATTTGAATTTAAGCTTTCGTTTCCCGTTACAATCTGGAATTCTCATATTGTGTCTCCCTCGCAAATATGGGTTGGAATCGTGTCCAGCGCGGTCGACGGAGCGGTTCTCAACTCCTCCTATCACACGCGCTGCGACGCCTATAAGCGGAGTCTGGGATACACTCTGGTCAACGTCGCGCGAATAACGAGCGGCGGCGTACTGGTTTTTTTTCCTTCGTACCGGTTCATGGAGGAATGTCTGAGAATTTGGAAAGAGCCGGAAGAAGCGAGCCACGTCGCGATTTGGAGCAACATCTGCAAATACAAACTTCCTGTTCGGGAGCACAAAGACCCAGGTAAGCTGAAGGCGTCGATCATGAACTACTACCAAAAAGTCGCGGATCAAGGCGTCTCGGAAGCGAACGGCGCCATTCTGTTTGTGGCGTATCGAGGCAAGGCGTGCGAGGAATTGGACCTTACTGACGACTACGGAAGGGCGATCGTGGTGATAGGAATCCCGTACGCATCCGGATTTGACGAACGCGTTAAAATGAAGCGAGCCTATTTAGATGAAAGAGCTGCTAAGATGTCGTTGAGTTCCAGAAGAACCTTCACCAGCTCAGACTGGTATAACCAGATGGCTTGGTATTCCATCAATCACGTGATAGGGCGAATAGTCCGGCATCAAAAGGACTACGGCGCCATCCTTTTCGCGGACGAGCGATTCGCCCACGCGTCCTCTATGTCTTATTTGAGTCACTGGCTCCGGCCTTATGTCAAAATATACGAAAATCCTGGACATGCTTTCATGTCTCTGACAAAATTTCTCACGTCTAACAAGCACTCCTTTCCAATTGACAGAAACCCGACGTCGATTCGTACCGACGCCGCGCATGGAACGTCTCGCAAGCCCAATGGCCCCACGGATGACGGCGTGATAAATGCCAACGCAGCCGCTTGCCTCCATTCGCCCGGCCTCCCTAAACCGCTAGTCCTTTTTCTGAAGCCCACGCGTGTCACCCACGAGGACGCGGAAAAAGCCGCGCAGCTGCTCAAAAACCTCAAGTGCCAGCTCACCAAATACGAGTGGTTCGCGTTTCAAAGCCTGCTCGTACAGTTCCAGCATCAggtcattaaaaaaaaagacttacacCTGAAGTTTCAAAACCTTCTGTCAGAAAGACCAGAACTCATGGCCGAATTGcggatgtatttaaaaaaatcgtgA
- the LOC126326194 gene encoding DNA repair protein RAD51 homolog A-like, with product MSKQRRQTEDALVSDEEEEEIVPTSEMASEELVSEENTEHVGPHDLSVLQASGCVTAAEIRRLQDAGYYTCEAIAMATKREILAVKGIGESKADKLLAETSKYITMGFVTATDMQATRNEVIQISTGSKELDQLLDGGVETGSITEIFGEFRTGKTQLCHQLCVTCQLPVDHGGGEGKALYIDTENTFRPERCLAIAERYALRGSDVLDNIAVARAFNSDHQTKLLMQAAQMMADSRFALIVVDSATALYRTDYSGRGQLSDRQMHLAKFLRSLMRLADEFGVAVVITNQVVATVDSGAGMFAGPQLKPIGGNIIAHASTTRLYLRKGRGNSRICKIYDSPNLPESEAVFAIEADGIQDAKVDI from the exons ATGTCTAAACAAAGGAGGCAAACTGAAGATGCTTTAGTTtcggatgaagaggaagaagaaattgtCCCTACATCTGAGATGGCATCTGAAGAACTAGTTTCTGAAGAAAATACAGAGCACGTTGGCCCTCACGACCTTTCTGTCCTACAG GCGTCTGGGTGTGTCACTGCGGCTGAAATAAGGCGACTTCAAGATGCCGGCTATTACACTTGTGAGGCGATTGCTATGGCTACAAAGAGAGAAATTCTTGCCGTCAAGGGAATTGGAGAGAGCAAGGCAGACAAGCTTTTAGCTGAAA CGTCTAAGTATATCACCATGGGCTTCGTGACAGCTACCGACATGCAAGCTACAAGAAACGAAGTGATTCAAATTTCCACGGGTTCAAAAGAGTTAGACCAACTGTTAGACGGCGGTGTCGAAACTGGAAGTATCACGGAAATCTTTGGTGAATTCAGAACTGGTAAGACACAATTATGTCATCAGCTCTGCGTGACCTGCCAACTCCCCGTAGATCATGGCGGCGGCGAAGGAAAGGCCCTATATATTGACACTGAAAATACTTTTCGTCCAGAAAGGTGCCTAGCTATTGCAGAGAGATATGCTCTTCGGGGTAGTGACGTGCTGGACAACATTGCGGTTGCCCGTGCTTTTAATTCGGATCATCAGACTAAGCTTTTGATGCAAGCAGCGCAAATGATGGCCGATTCCAGATTTGCATTGATCGTCGTTGACTCCGCAACGGCTTTGTATCGTACTGACTACAGCGGCAGAGGACAGCTGTCTGATCGCCAAATGCACTTAGCCAAGTTTTTGCGATCTTTGATGAGATTGGCGGACGAGTTCGGAGTTGCTGTGGTGATCACAAACCAGGTGGTAGCGACTGTAGACAGTGGCGCGGGAATGTTCGCCGGGCCCCAATTAAAGCCAATAGGGGGAAACATCATTGCGCACGCGTCGACGACGAGGTTGTAtttgagaaagggaagaggaaattctaGAATCTGCAAAATTTACGATTCTCCCAATCTTCCCGAATCAGAGGCCGTCTTCGCAATTGAAGCAGACGGCATTCAAGATGCCAAAgtcgatatttaa